Below is a window of Malania oleifera isolate guangnan ecotype guangnan chromosome 1, ASM2987363v1, whole genome shotgun sequence DNA.
TATTCAATCAttttctcattctctttctctcataaggctttcacaaattatatcttcTTCAATTCTGGGTTCTGTTTTTTGCAGAAACAGAATTCCAGAAATTTGTTAAGATtcttctaagggtgtttgtgatcatttttttttttttttttttatataatgcaAACTAATATCAGATTATATTATGGGCTTCATTGTATCAAGAAAATGTATTTTCTGACTCAATACACACAGATCCAGTGAGGGCAAATAGCATTTTAAGGAAAATGACATTGTAACGTGTCTTGAAACGTTTTCTGTTCTACAgcattttttctatttatttttacaATAGTTTTTTCACTATTGTATATCTACATCAGTGGAGTAGGAGTTTGACTTGTTCACACTCccttaaatattttcaaattttggagTGGCACTGTCAAATAGAGTCTTGTGATAATTCAATTTGAGGCAGCGGATCACCTGTCCACCTCACACAGGGTATGACTCAAATGGTCATCATGAAGATCTCCATGACCTTGATCAGTGTGGCCACTATAACATCGTTTGATCCACATACTACAGTCATTACTTGCAAATGTGGCAGCGACAATTGGACCATGACATACACATACTAACAAAGAACCTCGTCCCTAGGCTTACCCATCTGAAGAACGAGGATAGATATAGTCAGTGATATCGGTTAATCACTGTTCGATTTATTAGTAGATCCGCCAGTCTGCATATAATGGTGGCGAGTGAATAAATTATGCAATTCATATGTTTAACATACAAATGGTCTCAACAAATGattaattttatcataacatCTTGTTATAGAAGTATATTACAGAGGGCATTTAGCTATCTGACTGTGTCTAGGAGTGACCTACCAGACCAAGGGCAGAGTCTTGTATGAAAATCATGGTGGAGGAGGCTTTGCACTCGATTCACAAGGTTGCCCCTACATAGCAGCCTCAagtggatgatgatgatgatgatggagaTGATGCCGCAACTACTGAAGACGTCACAACTGTTAAGCAGGCGCTGCATAAGAGAGGTCGTGCTGGGCCTCAACGGAGGCTAGGGGGTTGTGTTCGAGGACATTGGGGAGGACCGACCCAGCCAACATAGTTTCAACAGGGAGATGATGATCATCCAATATAGGTGGCTAAGTAGTTTATAATGACACTTACCTCCCCCCTACCATGTTGAGGCTTCTACTTCGCAGTCACAGAGGTCATATATCTTGATGCATACATCTCAAGATTCATATAAGACATCTATAAGTACATCATATATATTGAAACCACCGCAATCCATTCCCTCATACTCACCTCTGATCTACCCGGGACATAAGCAATTCTAGCACTTTTCTATTTCATTTCCGATCTCATTTGCTTTGTTCGGTCAAATGTTGGTAGAATGCCTTGTTGCAGCAGCACATCTCGAGAACATCCCATGTTGATGAGGATGCATATCGATGTGGGAGATGGCGATGTACGAATGATGTGGCCATAGATGCAGTTGATCCCTACACCCCTAAGTTGTAGCAACCACATGTGCGACTACAAAGACAGAGGAGACATTCACCTTATAAGACATGATTGTATTTTTTTAGGGCATGATTGTGTGTATGCATTTTTGTTCCATTTAATAAGAGGCAACTAGTtctttcatttcttcattttaacTTCATTACGTATACTTGTAATCATTCAACAAACCTACATCTATACTTTGCGATAGAGACACAGAATAACAAAACATtgcaaaaataatctttaaaGATTTCAAAAGTATTGGAAAGACTGAAACTCGTGTACTCTTGGACTTATAATCTTTTGAAAAGCCTATTTAACATTAGTAAGAAATTATTAATGCTCCCAAGGCACTCCAGGGCTTGGCAGATCAACATCAACATTTCCTAGTCTTgacatatatatttatgtaaagtAATATTATAAGACTTAGCAGACAAttgttttgttattttttttttttttttgttgcattaAATTAGTTTATCTTTTAAGAAAGTTAGTTTCATGAAACTTGAAATTTGTGAAGAAATAGTATTTATTTTTagcaataattaaaatttatcaccCCTTTGTTACATTAAAAAGTATTGATTGGGCGTACTTTTCctaaattaagaataaaatatccATCTTTTCTGTAGTTATATTAGTGAgaaagaaaatggaaaatgacATAACAATCTTCAGTTGTTCAATCAAAACTATCTTTTGGATAGTCGATTTCAGTTTACGTGAATTGATGTATTGCATGCAAAAGAATAAAATCGACTTTTGAGAAGTCGGTTAATAGGGTTTTGCACATAGCATCAGCAGTTGACCTAGGATCTCACAATCTCGCAATACCTTGCAGAATAGTAGCCTGCTGAAGTGTTTGTCATCAATACTATGGGAAATTGAAATAAAGGAATTTTCTGCTAGTCAATATGAGTTCAAGCTAGTAGGGCATtctttaaagatttcaaaaatacTCAAAAGACTGAAAATTGTGTACTCTTGGACTTATAATCTTTCAAAGAGCCCATTTGACATTAACAAGAAATTATTAATGCTCCCAAGGCACTCCAATAATTGCTAGATCGACATCAACATTTTATAGActtgacatatatatatttatgcaaaGTAATATAATAAGACTCAGCAAacaattgttgtatttttttggttGGATTAAATTAGTCCATCTTTTAAAAAAGCTAGTTTCATGAAACTTAAAAGTTGTAGAGAAGTGTATTTATTTTTAGCAACTAGAAATTATCACCCCTTTGTTGGATTTAAAATTATTGATTTGACTCATTTTTCCTAACTTGCGAATAAAATATCTATCtttttatagtttttcaaaacTGTATTTTGGATAGTAGATTTCAACTTAGGTGAATTGTTGTTTTGCATGCATGGGGATAGAaccaacttttggaaagtcaattTAAGGTGGAAGCCGACTTTACATTTTGACTCCATTGACCATCtattttgaacaagaaccaaCTTTTTACAAGTCATTTTGTAGGGAACCAACTTTTGAGAATTTGACTGGGTACACTTCTATATATATTTCACCAATACAATTGCgtttcttaaaatttaaacttataattttcataaaaaactcGAGGGAACTACCATGCAGACTGACTTCctttttgttctttattttttggAGGGCATATGAACTCAACTCAATAAAATCGTTCAGCAATTCCAAGCAGGCTGGAGCAAAGGTGGGCTGGGTTGGAGAGCATGACCATGTGATCGGAGCCGGAGATATCCTCCACCTCCTCCGGTGGATTTTTCTGAATCATCCATCTCTGAAAGTCCTCTTTCAGCACCTTGTCCTCCTCGCACACAACAAAAACCCTACGAACCGACCCGTATTTCTCCTCCGTCAACGCCATCTCTTCCGCTACTTCTGCGCCGTACAGCCGCTCCGGCCTCACTAGCATCTTTGCGAGCGTCAAATCCTATTTATTTATacccaaaaaaatttaattttttttaaaaatattacatttTTAAAACACTACGAACAGAAAAGAAACTTAAACTTAaaccaaaattataatttttttttttttaaaaagctatAATTATAAATTGTGTTACCTCTGGGGGAGAGAGGTGGTAGAGCTTGGATGACAAGAAGTCAGGGCCGAAGAGTATGGAGGTTGGAGGGTTGTGAGGATCGTCGTCGAATCCAAATTGGTTGTCCATGTTTGAATCTATCCTTCGAAAAAACTGTTTATGTTTCCTCCAAAAAACATTTAAAATCAGAATTAATATCTAACAATTCCATATCTCTgccataatattatatatatatatatatatatatatatatatatatataaatgaattcCTCTAGGGTAATTTATACTAaaatctcaaataaaaatatactatCTAGAATgagatttaataatattttaaatagatattacCATTCTAATAGATGACACCCAGatttactttaaaaaataatataaataaaatatatataagttCATATTGAGAGccctcccccccacccccccccccccccccccccccccaaaaaaaaaaaaaagatgaggaTATCTCCCATATACAACTGCCAGCCCATTTTAgcttattttaatattatattatcaaAGAAAATTAATCATTTTAGAAGTAGACTTTATTCAATTGAGCCTTAAAAGGGGCATGTATCTTGGTGTAAGATTTTTACTTAATTTAGTAAAGGGCTTGTAACTTGAAGTAAGAATCTAATTTAATTGAGTCTAATATATTTCTGCATACAATTCCCTTCACATTCCTATTACTTTATCATCCAAGTATATATAGAGAGTTTGACAACTTAAGAAAAGTGTTCTTTTCCGAGCTTTTGGCTCTTTCATTTTTGCAGAATCGGATAGAGGTAGAATCGTATGATTCAAATCAAATTGTTGTGTCCTCAAGGGAGAGGAGTCAAAATGAAGTTCTGCTGCACTGGTTT
It encodes the following:
- the LOC131153450 gene encoding methyl jasmonate esterase 1-like, coding for MDNQFGFDDDPHNPPTSILFGPDFLSSKLYHLSPPEDLTLAKMLVRPERLYGAEVAEEMALTEEKYGSVRRVFVVCEEDKVLKEDFQRWMIQKNPPEEVEDISGSDHMVMLSNPAHLCSSLLGIAERFY